One Dromiciops gliroides isolate mDroGli1 chromosome 3, mDroGli1.pri, whole genome shotgun sequence DNA segment encodes these proteins:
- the RPL13A gene encoding 60S ribosomal protein L13a, giving the protein MADGQVLVIDGRGHLLGRLAAIVAKQVLLGRKVVVVRCEGINISGNFYRNKLKYLAFLRKRMNTNPSRGPYHFRAPSRIFWRTVRGMLPHKTKRGQAALERLKVFDGIPPPYDKRKRMVVPAALKVVRLKPTRKFAYLGRLAHEVGWKYQAVTATLEEKRKEKAKIHYRKKKKLTKLRKQAEKNVEGKIHKYTKVLKKHGLLV; this is encoded by the exons ATGGCGGACGGGCAG GTCCTGGTGATCGACGGGCGGGGTCATCTCCTGGGCCGCTTGGCGGCCATCGTGGCCAAACAAGTCCTCCTGG GGCGGAAGGTGGTCGTGGTTCGCTGCGAAGGCATCAACATCTCGGGAAACTTCTACCGGAACAAGC tgaaatACCTGGCTTTCCTCCGGAAGCGAATGAACACAAACCCTTCGAGAGGCCCTTACCACTTCAGAGCCCCCAGCCGCATTTTCTGGAGGACCGTTAGAG GGATGCTTCCCCACAAGACCAAGCGTGGTCAGGCTGCCTTGGAACGCCTTAAGGTGTTTGATGGCATTCCCCCACCCTATGACAAG CGGAAACGAATGGTTGTCCCAGCTGCTCTCAAAGTTGTCAGACTGAAGCCAACTAGAAAG TTTGCTTATCTGGGGCGCCTGGCCCACGAGGTCGGCTGGAAGTATCAGGCAGTGACTGCTActttggaagagaagaggaaggagaaagcgAAGATccattatagaaagaaaaagaagctcaCG AAACTGCGCAAGCAAGCTGAGAAGAACGTGGAAGGcaaaatacacaaatatacaaaggTGCTGAAGAAACACGGGCTGCTGGTGTGA